In the Oncorhynchus gorbuscha isolate QuinsamMale2020 ecotype Even-year linkage group LG05, OgorEven_v1.0, whole genome shotgun sequence genome, one interval contains:
- the LOC124036055 gene encoding heterogeneous nuclear ribonucleoprotein K-like isoform X2: protein METEIEQQEKETSFSNTETNGKRPTEDVEEEQSFKRSRNTDDMVELRILLQSKNAGAVIGKGGKNIKSLRTDFNASVSVPDSSGPERILSISAEIETVGEILLKIIPTLEEYQQYNGMDFDCELRLLIHQSLAGSIIGVKGAKIKELRENTQTSIKLFQECCPQSTDRVVLVCGKSERVVECIKIMLELIAEAPIKGRAQPYDPNFYDETYDYGGFTLMFEERGGGGSRRPMGGFHMRGGRGGGGFDRGPSGRGGRGGPVPPARRDYEEMSPRRGPPPPHPVRGGRGESRDRNLAPPHRGGGDDQYSYDSYRGSADARPNDRRGRPGDRYGDNMGGGGYDNNSSWDSYQSGGRGSYNDMGGPVITTQVTIPKDLAGSIIGKGGQRIKQIRHESGASIKIDEPLEGSEDRIITISGTQDQIQNAQYLLQNSALHLLGHQD from the exons ATGGAGACAGAAATTGAGCAACAAGAAAAAGAGACCTCATTCAGCAACACAGAGACAAACG GTAAGCGTCCCACAGAAGACGTGGAGGAAGAGCAGTCCTTTAAGCGCTCCAGGAACACAGACGACATGGTGGAGCTCCGCATACTCCTGCAGAGCAAA AATGCAGGAGCAGTGATTGGGAAGGGTGGTAAAAACATCAAATCCCTGCGCACAGAC TTCAATGCCAGTGTGTCAGTCCCAGACAGCAGTGGGCCTGAGCG CATTCTGAGCATCAGTGCTGAAATCGAGACCGTGGGAGAGATCCTCCTCAAGATCATCCCTACTCTGGAGGAG tACCAACAGTATAATGGGATGGACTTTGACTGTGAGCTGAGGCTACTGATCCACCAGAGCCTGGCAGGTAGCATCATTGGTGTGAAGGGAGCCAAGATCAAAGAGTTACGAGAG AACACCCAGACCAGCATCAAGCTGTTCCAGgaatgctgtccccagtccacggACCGCGTGGTTCTGGTCTGCGGAAAGTCTGAGCGCGTCGTTGAGTGCATCAAGATCATGCTGGAGCTCATCGCTGAG GCTCCCATAAAAGGGCGCGCCCAGCCCTACGACCCCAACTTCTACGACGAGACCTACGACTACGGCGGCTTCACCCTGATGTTTGAGGAGCGCGGGGGTGGCGGCAGCCGGCGCCCCATGGGGGGCTTCCACATGCGAGGGGGACGAGGTGGCGGAGGTTTTGACCGAGGGCCTTCTGGACGAGGGGGTCGAGGGGGGCCCGTGCCTCCCGCCCGCAGGGACTACGAGGAGATGAGCCCCCGTCGTGGACCCCCGCCTCCCCACCcagtgagaggggggaggggtgagagtcgTGACCGCAACCTGGCCCCaccacacagaggaggagg AGATGACCAGTACTCCTATGACTCCTATCGAGGCAGTGCAGATGCCAGACCCAA TGACCGAAGAGGGAGACCAGGAGATCgctatggtgataacatg GGTGGGGGTGGATATG ATAACAACTCTTCCTGGGACTCCTATCAGTCTG GTGGACGCGGTTCCTACAATGATATGGGAGGGCCAGTCATCACCACACAAGTGACGATCCCTAAAGAT CTGGCCGGCTCCATCATCGGTAAGGGAGGTCAGAGGATCAAGCAGATCCGGCATGAGTCTGGCGCCTCTATTAAGATCGACGAGCCACTGGAGGGTTCTGAGGATCGCATCATCACCATCAGTGGCACCCAGGACCAGATCCAAAACGCTCAGTACCTATTGCAGAATAG cGCACTGCACCTGCTCGGACACCAGGACTAA
- the LOC124036055 gene encoding heterogeneous nuclear ribonucleoprotein K-like isoform X1, protein METEIEQQEKETSFSNTETNGKRPTEDVEEEQSFKRSRNTDDMVELRILLQSKNAGAVIGKGGKNIKSLRTDFNASVSVPDSSGPERILSISAEIETVGEILLKIIPTLEEYQQYNGMDFDCELRLLIHQSLAGSIIGVKGAKIKELRENTQTSIKLFQECCPQSTDRVVLVCGKSERVVECIKIMLELIAEAPIKGRAQPYDPNFYDETYDYGGFTLMFEERGGGGSRRPMGGFHMRGGRGGGGFDRGPSGRGGRGGPVPPARRDYEEMSPRRGPPPPHPVRGGRGESRDRNLAPPHRGGGDDQYSYDSYRGSADARPNSDRRGRPGDRYGDNMGGGGYDNNSSWDSYQSGGRGSYNDMGGPVITTQVTIPKDLAGSIIGKGGQRIKQIRHESGASIKIDEPLEGSEDRIITISGTQDQIQNAQYLLQNSALHLLGHQD, encoded by the exons ATGGAGACAGAAATTGAGCAACAAGAAAAAGAGACCTCATTCAGCAACACAGAGACAAACG GTAAGCGTCCCACAGAAGACGTGGAGGAAGAGCAGTCCTTTAAGCGCTCCAGGAACACAGACGACATGGTGGAGCTCCGCATACTCCTGCAGAGCAAA AATGCAGGAGCAGTGATTGGGAAGGGTGGTAAAAACATCAAATCCCTGCGCACAGAC TTCAATGCCAGTGTGTCAGTCCCAGACAGCAGTGGGCCTGAGCG CATTCTGAGCATCAGTGCTGAAATCGAGACCGTGGGAGAGATCCTCCTCAAGATCATCCCTACTCTGGAGGAG tACCAACAGTATAATGGGATGGACTTTGACTGTGAGCTGAGGCTACTGATCCACCAGAGCCTGGCAGGTAGCATCATTGGTGTGAAGGGAGCCAAGATCAAAGAGTTACGAGAG AACACCCAGACCAGCATCAAGCTGTTCCAGgaatgctgtccccagtccacggACCGCGTGGTTCTGGTCTGCGGAAAGTCTGAGCGCGTCGTTGAGTGCATCAAGATCATGCTGGAGCTCATCGCTGAG GCTCCCATAAAAGGGCGCGCCCAGCCCTACGACCCCAACTTCTACGACGAGACCTACGACTACGGCGGCTTCACCCTGATGTTTGAGGAGCGCGGGGGTGGCGGCAGCCGGCGCCCCATGGGGGGCTTCCACATGCGAGGGGGACGAGGTGGCGGAGGTTTTGACCGAGGGCCTTCTGGACGAGGGGGTCGAGGGGGGCCCGTGCCTCCCGCCCGCAGGGACTACGAGGAGATGAGCCCCCGTCGTGGACCCCCGCCTCCCCACCcagtgagaggggggaggggtgagagtcgTGACCGCAACCTGGCCCCaccacacagaggaggagg AGATGACCAGTACTCCTATGACTCCTATCGAGGCAGTGCAGATGCCAGACCCAA CAGTGACCGAAGAGGGAGACCAGGAGATCgctatggtgataacatg GGTGGGGGTGGATATG ATAACAACTCTTCCTGGGACTCCTATCAGTCTG GTGGACGCGGTTCCTACAATGATATGGGAGGGCCAGTCATCACCACACAAGTGACGATCCCTAAAGAT CTGGCCGGCTCCATCATCGGTAAGGGAGGTCAGAGGATCAAGCAGATCCGGCATGAGTCTGGCGCCTCTATTAAGATCGACGAGCCACTGGAGGGTTCTGAGGATCGCATCATCACCATCAGTGGCACCCAGGACCAGATCCAAAACGCTCAGTACCTATTGCAGAATAG cGCACTGCACCTGCTCGGACACCAGGACTAA